From one Nocardioides yefusunii genomic stretch:
- a CDS encoding NAD-dependent epimerase/dehydratase family protein — MTGSPVSPVAVVGATGFVGRAVLAAFEQRGIEVRAIRAPRLETSARQVDALHAEMAAPALRAESERLREELRGCSVVVNAAGLSDATSGGDVLFGANALLPGLLAASTEPGTGFVHVSSAAVQGRRAVLDETTEVEPFSPYSEAKALGEAMVPDGSVVFRPTSVQGAGRRVTASLVRLCSSPLASVAAPGDFPTPQVLVENVADAIVFVALRAEDAPRVVLQPWEGVTTGELVRLLGQRRPLQVPQWLARALVRLGYALKPLTSRAAGIARRLEMLWFGQGQAPGWLDDKWAPPVGPEGWKKLSR; from the coding sequence ATGACTGGCTCGCCCGTGTCCCCGGTCGCAGTGGTCGGGGCTACCGGATTCGTCGGGAGGGCAGTCCTGGCCGCCTTCGAACAGCGGGGCATCGAGGTGCGTGCGATCAGGGCACCCCGTCTGGAGACGAGTGCGCGCCAGGTGGATGCCCTGCACGCCGAGATGGCTGCCCCCGCTCTTCGGGCGGAGAGTGAGCGTCTGCGGGAGGAGCTCCGCGGTTGCTCGGTGGTAGTGAACGCTGCTGGGCTCTCCGATGCCACCAGCGGTGGCGACGTGCTCTTCGGAGCGAACGCACTTCTGCCCGGTCTGCTCGCTGCGAGCACCGAACCCGGTACCGGGTTCGTTCACGTCAGCTCGGCAGCGGTCCAGGGGAGGCGTGCGGTGCTCGACGAGACGACCGAGGTCGAACCATTCAGCCCTTACTCCGAGGCCAAGGCACTGGGCGAAGCGATGGTTCCCGACGGCTCGGTCGTCTTCAGGCCCACGTCGGTGCAGGGTGCCGGGCGTCGCGTCACGGCCTCCCTGGTCCGTCTCTGTTCTTCCCCGTTGGCCTCGGTCGCCGCCCCGGGCGACTTCCCGACGCCTCAGGTGCTGGTCGAGAACGTGGCGGATGCGATCGTGTTCGTGGCGCTACGGGCTGAAGATGCTCCGCGGGTCGTGCTCCAGCCGTGGGAGGGCGTGACGACAGGGGAACTGGTGAGGCTACTCGGCCAGCGCCGCCCCCTGCAGGTACCACAGTGGTTGGCGAGAGCGCTGGTCCGGCTCGGCTACGCGCTGAAGCCGCTGACCTCTCGTGCCGCTGGAATTGCACGCCGTCTCGAGATGTTGTGGTTCGGACAGGGACAGGCTCCGGGATGGCTCGACGACAAGTGGGCTCCGCCCGTGGGGCCCGAGGGATGGAAGAAGCTGAGCCGATGA
- a CDS encoding glycosyltransferase family 4 protein — MTYGVLTQWFDPEPGPAAVPGVLARELATRGHQIEVLTGFPNYPVGRVYEGYKQSWSAREQVSPGVTVNRVPLYPSHDGGAVGRAGNYLSFAATASMQVVSHLKDCDAVWVYNSPATVPLAARRLKGRAGVPFLLHVMDVWPDSVLHSGMLDGPLGKLPVEKWLTGLVKRGYDAAAHVAVTSPGQRDLLLDRGLSADRVSYVPLWADEDQYHPRDPDRSLLPPQVQDAALVWMYAGAMGHVQRLDRAVRAATAAADAGVHLVFVGQGIAEQDLKALVAELGAPNVHFMGRREPSEMGDLIAAGDAHLVSLDDSPLLRVTMPSKIQSIMASGRPIIATCSGDAADVVRSSGGGVVVGPDEDDRLVDALLELAGSSGTLDTWGQTARRFYEKTFSRERGVDAVEATLAEISR; from the coding sequence ATGACCTACGGAGTTCTGACGCAGTGGTTCGATCCCGAGCCGGGGCCTGCCGCCGTGCCGGGCGTCCTCGCGCGTGAACTCGCGACCCGCGGTCACCAGATCGAGGTGCTCACGGGGTTCCCGAACTACCCGGTCGGCAGGGTTTACGAGGGCTACAAGCAGTCCTGGTCGGCGCGAGAGCAGGTGAGTCCGGGAGTCACCGTGAACCGGGTTCCGCTCTACCCGAGCCATGACGGCGGTGCCGTCGGGCGGGCCGGCAACTACCTGTCCTTCGCGGCGACCGCCTCCATGCAGGTGGTCAGCCACCTCAAGGACTGCGACGCCGTATGGGTCTACAACTCCCCGGCCACGGTCCCGCTCGCGGCTCGGCGCTTGAAGGGAAGGGCCGGCGTGCCGTTCCTGCTCCACGTCATGGACGTGTGGCCCGACTCCGTCCTGCACAGCGGGATGCTGGACGGTCCGCTGGGGAAGCTTCCGGTTGAGAAGTGGCTCACGGGTCTGGTGAAGCGCGGCTACGACGCGGCAGCACACGTGGCAGTCACCTCGCCGGGGCAGCGAGATTTGCTCCTGGATCGGGGGCTGTCGGCGGACCGGGTCTCCTACGTGCCGCTGTGGGCGGACGAGGACCAGTACCACCCGCGCGACCCCGACCGCTCCCTCCTGCCTCCGCAGGTGCAGGACGCGGCGCTGGTCTGGATGTACGCAGGAGCGATGGGCCACGTCCAGCGTCTCGACCGTGCGGTCAGGGCGGCTACGGCAGCCGCGGATGCCGGCGTGCACCTGGTCTTCGTGGGTCAGGGGATCGCAGAACAGGACTTGAAGGCGCTCGTGGCCGAACTCGGGGCGCCGAACGTCCACTTCATGGGTCGGCGGGAACCGTCCGAGATGGGGGATCTCATCGCCGCTGGGGACGCGCACCTCGTGTCGCTCGACGACAGTCCGCTGTTGCGTGTCACGATGCCCAGCAAGATCCAGTCCATCATGGCTTCCGGACGTCCGATCATCGCGACCTGTTCCGGGGACGCTGCAGACGTCGTCCGTTCCTCGGGCGGCGGAGTAGTCGTCGGTCCCGACGAGGACGACCGTCTCGTCGACGCACTGCTCGAACTCGCTGGCTCCTCGGGGACGCTGGACACATGGGGCCAGACGGCTCGCCGATTCTACGAGAAGACCTTTTCGCGGGAGCGCGGCGTCGACGCAGTCGAAGCGACGCTCGCCGAGATCTCGCGATGA
- a CDS encoding dTDP-4-dehydrorhamnose reductase family protein yields MASETVLGSDVDLLVLGVTGMLGSALANELPGMTRRNVHGTARTLSRVPDSVRTALGGGDHLHELDVLDDAAVVALIEELKPRVVINAVGMVKQAPGLADQSMTVRLNALLPHLLAETVHEVGGRLIHVSTDCVFSGRKGGYQESDLPDPADFYGRSKLLGEVHDNALTLRTSIIGPEVARHGSLLDWFLGQDGNVVKGFRGAIYSGLTTFEFARFVAEHALPNDLTGLYQLSSTPISKYDLLGLVAQEYGWKGEIVPEDEFTCDRSMSGERLREAIGYAPPDWPTMIAQMHDAHIRWHGLPAGKESLA; encoded by the coding sequence GTGGCAAGCGAAACTGTGCTCGGGAGCGACGTGGACCTGTTGGTCCTGGGCGTCACCGGGATGCTGGGGTCCGCCCTGGCCAACGAACTGCCCGGCATGACTAGGAGAAACGTCCACGGGACGGCGCGCACGCTGAGCCGGGTGCCGGACTCGGTCCGGACCGCACTGGGCGGCGGCGACCACCTCCATGAGTTGGACGTCCTTGACGACGCTGCAGTCGTGGCCTTGATCGAGGAACTCAAGCCGCGCGTCGTGATCAACGCTGTGGGCATGGTCAAGCAGGCCCCGGGGCTCGCAGACCAGTCCATGACGGTACGCCTCAACGCGTTGCTGCCACACCTCTTGGCCGAGACCGTGCATGAAGTCGGCGGCCGTCTTATTCACGTCAGCACCGACTGCGTGTTCTCCGGCCGTAAGGGTGGCTACCAGGAGAGCGACCTCCCTGACCCGGCCGACTTCTATGGCCGGAGCAAACTGCTCGGTGAGGTGCACGACAACGCTCTGACTCTCCGCACCTCTATCATCGGGCCCGAGGTGGCACGCCACGGGTCCCTGCTTGACTGGTTCCTGGGGCAGGACGGGAACGTGGTCAAGGGGTTCCGCGGTGCCATCTATTCCGGCCTCACCACGTTCGAGTTCGCCCGGTTCGTCGCCGAACACGCACTGCCGAACGATCTCACTGGCCTTTACCAGCTCTCCTCCACGCCGATCAGCAAGTACGACCTGCTCGGTTTGGTCGCGCAGGAGTACGGATGGAAGGGCGAGATCGTCCCTGAGGACGAATTCACCTGTGACCGATCGATGAGCGGTGAGCGGCTGCGTGAGGCCATCGGTTACGCGCCGCCGGACTGGCCGACGATGATTGCCCAGATGCACGACGCACACATTCGCTGGCACGGCTTGCCGGCCGGAAAGGAATCACTCGCATGA